Proteins encoded in a region of the Flavobacteriaceae bacterium HL-DH10 genome:
- a CDS encoding dihydrodipicolinate synthase family protein, with translation MINWEVVMPAVFTWLKESESGALEIDFDITQKQAAAVLNAQGKGGSRMGGLVASGTLGENSYLSNEQRLSLLKSLSEVAKEYNVPLISGAAAETKEELAKIIEGLATVGVDAVMVMPPKTKEVPTDEEMFAYYELAAATAKEAGLTIMPYNNPDAAGYHALSTDILIKLAALPEVTALKISTTDVSTIETLMLENKDLKILAGVDSVTVHAGLAGACGGITGVGTIFPKASITMQEYVLKGEWAEANKISQAMNSISYLDAQPLLMECLKFAMGIHHNDTDGGLRTLGKKLTQEQIDDVRARYFLAKERLEVLDLI, from the coding sequence ATGATAAATTGGGAAGTCGTTATGCCAGCCGTTTTTACATGGCTAAAAGAGTCGGAATCTGGTGCCCTTGAAATTGACTTTGATATAACACAAAAACAAGCCGCAGCTGTTTTAAATGCTCAGGGTAAGGGAGGAAGCAGAATGGGCGGACTTGTAGCTTCTGGTACTCTAGGTGAGAATAGCTACCTGAGCAACGAACAACGTTTATCTTTACTAAAATCTCTTTCTGAGGTTGCTAAAGAATACAATGTACCATTAATCAGTGGAGCTGCAGCAGAAACTAAGGAAGAGCTTGCCAAAATCATTGAAGGACTTGCAACGGTTGGAGTTGATGCAGTCATGGTCATGCCACCAAAAACTAAGGAGGTCCCTACTGATGAAGAAATGTTTGCGTACTATGAGCTTGCTGCAGCAACCGCAAAAGAGGCAGGCCTAACAATTATGCCTTATAACAACCCTGATGCAGCCGGATATCATGCTCTCTCAACTGATATTCTTATAAAACTTGCTGCTCTACCTGAAGTAACTGCTCTTAAAATATCGACTACAGATGTTTCAACTATTGAAACGCTGATGTTAGAGAACAAAGATTTAAAAATTTTAGCAGGTGTTGACAGTGTCACTGTACATGCAGGACTTGCTGGAGCATGTGGTGGAATTACAGGTGTAGGTACTATCTTCCCAAAAGCTAGTATTACTATGCAGGAGTATGTTTTAAAAGGAGAATGGGCTGAGGCAAACAAAATTTCTCAGGCTATGAATTCTATATCATACCTTGATGCTCAACCACTGCTTATGGAATGCCTTAAGTTTGCTATGGGAATTCATCATAATGATACAGATGGTGGGCTTCGTACTCTTGGTAAAAAATTAACTCAAGAGCAAATTGATGATGTTCGAGCAAGATATTTTCTAGCAAAAGAAAGACTTGAAGTTTTAGACTTAATATAG
- a CDS encoding AraC family transcriptional regulator, translating into MKVLPFKIPKPENEALVYQEEHLRVLYDQLHQHSEIQISYIQNGAGTLLVGDTISDFKPGDILVFGRYVPHVFSTDTNFADLTDVYTLFFDKDSFGKEFFNLPDMEGLNAFFEESQYGIKVKSKKRKLIKEFLKLKKQNKVQRIGTLLKIIDYINLAEKKPLSSFVYKKKYTDDEGKRMNDVFNYAMENYFEPITLEEISEKANMSKNAFCRYFKKRTNKTFFQFLIEIRIENACKLIYNSPDISIASISEKCGFQNTANFNRKFKEIKGVTPTHYRMQRF; encoded by the coding sequence ATGAAAGTACTTCCGTTTAAAATTCCGAAGCCAGAAAATGAAGCACTCGTTTATCAAGAAGAGCATTTAAGAGTGTTATACGATCAGCTACATCAGCATAGTGAAATTCAAATTAGCTATATTCAAAATGGAGCAGGAACATTATTGGTGGGTGATACTATTAGTGATTTTAAACCCGGTGATATTTTGGTGTTTGGCCGTTATGTACCCCATGTGTTTAGTACGGATACCAATTTTGCTGATTTAACAGATGTTTACACGTTATTTTTTGACAAAGATTCTTTTGGTAAAGAGTTTTTTAATTTACCAGATATGGAAGGTTTGAATGCCTTTTTTGAAGAATCACAATATGGGATTAAAGTGAAGTCCAAAAAAAGGAAGTTAATTAAAGAGTTCCTTAAACTTAAAAAACAAAATAAAGTACAGAGAATAGGAACACTTTTAAAGATTATAGACTATATTAATCTAGCAGAAAAAAAACCACTATCTTCTTTTGTTTATAAAAAGAAATATACGGATGATGAGGGTAAGCGTATGAATGATGTGTTTAATTATGCTATGGAAAATTATTTCGAACCTATTACGCTAGAAGAAATTTCCGAAAAAGCTAACATGAGTAAAAATGCTTTTTGTCGTTATTTTAAAAAACGAACTAACAAGACTTTTTTTCAGTTTTTAATTGAAATTCGTATAGAAAACGCTTGCAAACTTATTTATAATAGTCCAGATATTTCTATTGCCTCCATCTCTGAGAAGTGCGGATTTCAAAATACAGCTAACTTTAATAGAAAGTTTAAAGAAATTAAAGGGGTTACACCGACGCATTATAGAATGCAGAGGTTTTAA
- a CDS encoding aldehyde dehydrogenase (NADP(+)), which produces MITGKNYIGNKLSALGTISHKTINPKLNIENTTEFIEATFEEIEEAAQLASEAFKVFRKVSGVQKAAFLNAIANEILVLDQELINAYTTESGLPEGRALGERGRTIMQLKSFADLVSNEDWKGNKFDAAIPDRQPLPKDDLRKTVTPLGPVVVFGASNFPFAFSTAGGDTASALAAGCPVIVKAHEMHSGTSELVASAIIKAAEKTGMPNGVFSHLSGRGPIVGSALVNHSKVKAVGFTGSINAGRAIFNLASKREEPIPVYAEMGSINPVIITPLAIANRGEAIASTYAGSITVGTGQFCTNPGLIITTENDKTEDFIQDLANKTVAIEPQCMLHPNIKAGYNKNEASVTSQEGVKTVAKIEGELKNNFVASAIASVSGANFLANPKIHQEVFGPFSLVVKSKDEDQLVAIIEALEGQLTGTIIAEKEDIENLTDIVDALTNRVGRIIFNGVPTGVEVCPSMHHGGPYPASSDSKFTSVGVDAIYRWVRPVSYQSFPTELLPESLKNN; this is translated from the coding sequence ATGATTACAGGCAAAAATTATATTGGAAATAAACTGAGTGCTTTGGGGACGATTAGTCACAAAACTATTAACCCTAAACTAAATATTGAAAATACGACCGAATTTATTGAAGCAACTTTTGAAGAAATTGAAGAAGCAGCCCAATTAGCTTCTGAGGCTTTCAAAGTATTTAGAAAAGTTTCTGGAGTACAAAAAGCAGCATTCTTAAATGCTATAGCCAATGAAATTTTAGTTTTAGATCAAGAATTAATAAATGCCTACACCACTGAGTCTGGGCTTCCCGAAGGAAGAGCTTTAGGTGAACGTGGTAGAACCATTATGCAATTAAAATCGTTTGCCGATTTAGTCTCAAATGAAGACTGGAAGGGCAACAAGTTTGATGCTGCCATACCAGATAGACAACCTTTGCCTAAAGACGACTTACGTAAAACGGTAACGCCTTTAGGTCCGGTTGTAGTCTTCGGAGCTAGTAATTTCCCTTTCGCATTTTCAACAGCTGGAGGAGATACTGCTAGTGCTTTAGCTGCAGGATGTCCTGTTATTGTAAAAGCGCATGAAATGCACTCTGGAACATCAGAATTAGTAGCGTCTGCCATTATAAAAGCAGCAGAAAAAACTGGTATGCCTAACGGCGTATTTTCACATCTTTCTGGTCGTGGACCTATTGTTGGCTCTGCACTAGTAAATCATTCAAAAGTTAAGGCAGTAGGTTTTACTGGAAGTATTAATGCCGGTAGAGCTATTTTTAATTTAGCTTCCAAACGTGAAGAACCTATTCCTGTTTACGCCGAAATGGGTAGCATAAACCCTGTGATTATTACACCTTTAGCTATCGCTAATCGCGGTGAAGCTATTGCATCTACCTATGCAGGGTCTATAACTGTTGGAACGGGACAATTTTGTACCAATCCTGGTTTAATAATAACTACAGAAAACGACAAAACAGAAGACTTCATTCAAGATTTAGCAAACAAAACAGTTGCTATAGAACCACAATGCATGTTGCATCCTAACATCAAAGCAGGTTACAATAAAAATGAAGCGAGTGTAACGTCTCAAGAAGGTGTTAAAACTGTTGCTAAAATTGAAGGTGAGTTAAAAAACAACTTTGTAGCTTCTGCAATAGCAAGTGTTTCTGGTGCGAATTTCTTAGCTAATCCTAAAATTCATCAAGAAGTTTTTGGTCCATTTTCATTGGTGGTAAAAAGTAAAGACGAAGACCAATTAGTTGCAATTATTGAAGCTCTTGAAGGACAGTTAACAGGAACTATCATTGCAGAAAAAGAAGACATTGAAAATCTGACCGATATTGTTGATGCGTTAACAAATCGTGTTGGAAGAATTATTTTTAATGGGGTTCCTACTGGTGTAGAAGTTTGTCCTTCTATGCATCATGGTGGTCCATACCCTGCTTCATCTGATTCTAAATTTACATCTGTAGGTGTAGATGCGATATACAGATGGGTTAGACCGGTAAGTTATCAATCATTCCCAACAGAATTGCTTCCTGAGTCATTAAAAAACAATTAA
- a CDS encoding 4-hydroxyproline epimerase: protein MARKTFFCVDAHTCGNPVRVIAGGGPNLIGNTMSEKRQHFLKEFDWIRKGLMFEPRGHDMMSGSILFPPHDPKNDFAILFIETSGCLPMCGHGTIGTITIAIEEGLVTPKFPGYIKMEAPAGLVEIEYQQTGKKVDWVKLVNVKSYLAAENLTIDCPELGELTFDVAYGGNYYAIVDPQKNFSGIHDFTASKIIQYSQIIRDLINAKYPNMFIHPENDTIRDVSHMLWTGNPIDPSSSGRNAVFYGDKAIDRSPCGTGTSARIAQLHAKGKLKLGETFIHESFIGSKFIGKVEQETTLADKKAIIPSIQGWAQVTGYNNIIIDDDDPYAHGFQVI, encoded by the coding sequence ATGGCAAGAAAAACATTTTTTTGTGTAGATGCTCACACATGCGGAAATCCTGTTCGTGTTATAGCTGGTGGAGGTCCAAATCTTATAGGTAATACTATGAGTGAAAAGCGTCAACATTTCCTAAAAGAATTCGATTGGATTCGTAAAGGTTTAATGTTTGAACCTCGTGGCCATGATATGATGAGTGGTAGTATTTTATTTCCACCTCACGATCCTAAAAATGATTTTGCTATACTTTTTATTGAAACTTCAGGATGTTTACCTATGTGTGGCCATGGAACCATTGGCACGATTACTATTGCTATAGAAGAAGGATTAGTAACTCCAAAATTTCCAGGGTACATTAAAATGGAAGCACCTGCAGGACTTGTTGAAATTGAATACCAACAAACGGGAAAAAAAGTAGATTGGGTCAAATTGGTAAATGTAAAATCGTATTTAGCGGCAGAAAACTTAACCATAGATTGTCCCGAACTTGGAGAATTAACCTTTGATGTTGCTTATGGAGGTAATTATTATGCAATTGTAGATCCTCAAAAAAACTTCAGTGGTATACATGATTTTACGGCCAGTAAAATTATACAGTATTCTCAAATAATTAGAGATCTCATCAATGCTAAGTACCCTAATATGTTTATTCACCCAGAAAATGATACGATTAGAGATGTAAGCCACATGCTTTGGACAGGTAATCCTATTGACCCAAGTTCCTCAGGAAGAAATGCTGTTTTCTATGGTGACAAAGCTATAGATCGTTCCCCTTGCGGCACAGGCACTTCGGCTCGTATAGCACAATTACATGCTAAAGGGAAATTAAAATTAGGAGAAACATTTATTCACGAAAGCTTTATTGGGAGTAAATTTATTGGTAAAGTAGAACAAGAAACTACACTTGCAGATAAAAAAGCCATCATACCTAGCATACAAGGCTGGGCGCAAGTAACTGGATATAATAATATAATTATAGACGATGATGATCCTTACGCACATGGATTTCAAGTAATCTGA
- a CDS encoding FAD-dependent oxidoreductase: MKKVIIIGGGISGLCSAYYLAKEGHAVTVLDQSDISTGASFINAGYLTPSHFIPLAAPGIITQGIKWMFNSSSPFYIKPRLDLDFFKWVWLFKKSTTKLNVEKSIPVLKELNLKSQHLFEEMLASLDFNFYYEKKGVLMAFSNTKSEAEEHEIAHRALKEGLDVTMLNKEELQKIQPVLSDHVIGAAHYKCDSHMTPNHFMITLKTWLKNNGVTFKINQEVKDFTIKNNQIVSVTTQTDTFEADDFVLASGSWTSALASKLNLKVPIQGGKGYSMDVHRPTGITIPTILLEAKAAITPMDGFTRFAGTMEFSGNNTLVKKERVEALANAAKKYYKNIEINEEERANATSGLRPVSPDGVPFIGKTSKYNNLTIAAGHAMMGWSLGPITGKLVTELIENKKASVNLNPLSPERFK; this comes from the coding sequence ATGAAAAAAGTAATTATTATTGGTGGTGGAATTTCAGGATTGTGTAGTGCCTATTACTTGGCAAAAGAAGGTCATGCAGTAACAGTATTAGATCAAAGCGATATTTCAACAGGAGCATCATTTATTAATGCCGGTTATTTAACTCCGAGTCATTTTATACCACTCGCTGCACCAGGAATTATTACACAAGGTATAAAATGGATGTTTAATAGCTCAAGTCCATTTTATATTAAACCTAGATTAGATCTTGATTTCTTTAAATGGGTATGGCTCTTTAAAAAATCGACAACTAAACTAAATGTTGAAAAATCGATTCCAGTTTTAAAAGAACTTAACTTAAAAAGTCAGCATTTATTTGAAGAAATGTTAGCCTCTTTAGACTTTAATTTTTATTATGAAAAAAAAGGTGTTTTAATGGCATTTAGCAATACTAAAAGTGAAGCAGAAGAACATGAAATAGCACATCGGGCTTTAAAAGAAGGATTAGATGTTACCATGTTAAACAAAGAAGAATTGCAAAAAATTCAACCTGTTTTATCAGATCATGTTATTGGAGCAGCTCATTATAAATGTGATTCGCACATGACGCCTAATCATTTTATGATAACACTAAAAACGTGGTTAAAAAATAATGGCGTTACTTTTAAAATCAATCAAGAAGTAAAAGACTTTACTATAAAAAACAATCAAATTGTGTCTGTAACAACACAAACCGATACCTTCGAAGCAGACGATTTCGTATTGGCAAGTGGAAGTTGGACTTCAGCTTTAGCTTCAAAATTAAATTTAAAAGTGCCTATTCAAGGCGGTAAAGGCTATAGTATGGACGTGCACAGACCAACAGGCATTACCATACCAACCATTTTATTAGAGGCAAAAGCTGCCATTACACCAATGGATGGATTTACGCGTTTTGCTGGTACTATGGAGTTCTCAGGAAATAACACATTAGTTAAAAAAGAACGTGTTGAAGCCTTAGCTAATGCCGCTAAAAAATATTACAAAAACATTGAAATTAACGAAGAAGAACGAGCTAATGCTACTTCTGGATTACGACCTGTTTCTCCAGATGGCGTGCCGTTTATTGGGAAAACAAGTAAGTACAATAACTTAACTATTGCTGCTGGACATGCTATGATGGGTTGGAGTTTAGGCCCAATTACAGGAAAACTTGTTACAGAATTAATTGAAAACAAAAAAGCTTCGGTTAATTTAAATCCATTATCGCCAGAACGTTTTAAATAA